From the genome of Salvelinus namaycush isolate Seneca chromosome 10, SaNama_1.0, whole genome shotgun sequence, one region includes:
- the taf4b gene encoding transcription initiation factor TFIID subunit 4 — MPAFISKGKRSTCYVIHNHKVSREQPASNGVHDNHGTETHFSGGCGTESELSNGDHERTATGAHELSFGTSGDSSCHRDPGTGEGCSMVLIRSDSGQLMLVSQQALAAAQGLAARTPGTGTSPSPRPPTTQVVGAAPTPPAGQIPRPLIRPVAPVTVTRSPGPGPLIIPTKPTNTPRATPPTITPEVLENVKKCKNFLVTLIKLASSGTHSADMAKNVRELVKSLLDGRLEPEEFTDQLYRELKSSPQPYLKSLPAVRQLTPNPQLFIQEVDQPKPQAPAASKAPASKAPAPTAGRTPTLLSTNSRPAHLSTASGQSIKSTQLVIQQPRGVVYKPAVTNPAPARTYLSVQNRSLAKPMVIQSGQHYNTGAVVRRTPFLVPPPPAQRHPFKDSVGSFREEDDINDVASMAGVNVSEENARILASNSGLMGSVERSCQDKPFLSPAPLLTHILHTALTGEKFGLSEVGSDVVSLVSHATQERLRDLLEKVTVVAQHRKMVLKEDYSHVQTSDVRSQLHFLEELERLEKQRRDDEERETLLRVARSRCNTDDPDQQLLKQRAKELQQLEQAQLQHREANLTALAAIGPRRKRPLDSNGNQVGPGGIMSVLQRAGVQRVTGVSLRDLLFCLEQDPPLRHSLTLYKGLLR; from the exons ATGCCCGCCTTCATTTCGAAAG GCAAGCGCTCAACCTGTTACGTCATCCACAACCATAAAGTCAGTCGTGAGCAACCTGCCTCCAACGGTGTTCATGATAACCACGGGACCGAGACCCATTTCTCCGGTGGTTGCGGGACCGAGAGTGAGCTCTCCAACGGTGACCATGAGCGCACAGCCACCGGCGCGCATGAGCTCTCCTTTGGGACCAGCGGTGACTCGAGTTGCCACCGCGACCCAGGCACCGGGGAAGGCTGCA GCATGGTGCTCATCCGTAGTGACAGTGGCCAACTGATGCTGGTGTCCCAACAAGCTTTGGCTGCAGCCCAGGGCCTCGCAGCCAGAACTCCTGGAACTGGGACCTCCCCTAGCCCTAGGCCACCGAccacacag GTGGTAGGGGCTGCTCCGACCCCTCCTGCAGGCCAGATCCCCAGGCCTTTGATCCGCCCAGTGGCCCCTGTCACAGTCACCCGTTCTCCTGGCCCTGGTCCTCTCATCATCCCAACCAAACCCACCAACACCCCCAGGGCCACACCCCCCACCATCACACCT GAGGTCCTGGAGAATGTGAAGAAGTGTAAGAACTTCCTGGTGACGCTGATCAAGCTGGCCTCTAGTGGAACGCACTCTGCTGACATGGCCAAGAACGTCCGAGAACTTGTCAAGAGCCTgctg GATGGGAGACTTGAACCTGAGGAGTTCACTGACCAACTCTACCGTGAGCTCAAGTCTTCTCCCCAGCCCTACCTG AAAAGTCTCCCAGCTGTGCGGCAGCTCACCCCCAACCCACAGCTCTTCATCCAGGAGGTTGACCAACCGAAGCCACAGGCTCCAGCCGCCTCCAAGGCCCCGGCATCCAAAGCCCCGGCCCCCACTGCAGGCCGcacccctaccctcctctccaccaACTCTAGGCCTGCCCACCTCAGCACTGCTAGTGGCCAGTCAATCAAATCCACCCAGCTA GTGATCCAGCAGCCTAGAGGTGTGGTGTATAAGCCTGCTGTGACAAACCCCGCCCCGGCCCGTACATACCTGTCTGTTCAGAACAGGAGCCTGGCCAAACCTATGGTCATACAGTCAGGACAGCACTACAACACAG GTGCTGTTGTCAGGCGGACTCCTTTCTTGGTCCCGCCGCCTCCAGCCCAGAGACACCCCTTCAAGGACAGTGTTGGTTCTTTCAG GGAGGAGGATGACATCAACGATGTGGCCTCCATGGCTGGGGTCAACGTGAGCGAGGAGAATGCGCGTATCCTAGCATCCAACTCAGGGCTCATGGGCTCTGTGGAACGATCCTGTCAGGACAAACCCTTCCTGTCCCCAGCCCCGCTGCTCACACACATCCTCCACACTG ctctcacagGTGAGAAGTTTGGATTGTCCGAGGTGGGGTCAGATGTGGTCAGTCTGGTGTCTCACGCCACACAGGAGCGTCTCAGAGACCTGTTGGAGAAAGTCACAGTGGTGGCACAGCATCGCAAGATGGTCCTCAAG GAGGACTACAGTCACGTTCAGACCAGTGACGTGCGTTCCCAGCTCCACTTCCTGGAAGAGCTGGAACGTCTGGAGAAGCAGAGGAGAGACGACGAGGAGAGGGAGACACTGCTCCGCGTCGCCAGG AGTCGCTGTAACACTGATGATCCAGACCAGCAACTACTGAAACAACGGGCCAAAGAG ctccagCAGTTGGAGCAGGCTCAGCTGCAGCACAGAGAAGCCAACCTCACTGCCCTGGCTGCCATCGGACCTCGCAGGAAGAGACCACTGGACTCCAATGGAAACCAG GTGGGGCCAGGTGGCATTATGTCAGTACTACAGAGGGCTGGGGTTCAGAGAGTGACTGGGGTCTCTCTGAGGGACCTACTCTTCTGTCTGGAACAGGACCCTCCTCTAcgacactctctcactctctacaaGGGCCTGCTcagatag
- the LOC120054339 gene encoding uncharacterized protein LOC120054339 has translation MARMPGSADCSSDTAGTEREEHMSCPETERSGDEAEEDEIQEVQITGEEEGEYVEDVELEWEAECVDPVSCSVMETEAVRMRSTDQCSGLGPGAGADPGLFHITGLDSDPEGDLQRSDRSRLSENTRLATRYAVRIFREYLSEKAQSPDFETLDKEALCAVLRSFYAEARSKSGQLYSKSSLISIRSSLNRYLNEPPYCRTLDLTKDPELRSANLTLAAVIRKLEEQGAGPVVQKQAITRADLRKLYTSSVFNTDTPFGLLNKVWFETCMYFCTRGRENQRELEEDSFGLAIDEDGRKFIYFKALGPYHKSRSASWTKKRPDTDDDTLPRMYETATEFCPYASFVKYVSKRNPVCKAFFQRPRDHCCLSDMTWYENKAIGKNLLGTRMQMLSRAAKLSKTYTNHCIGAVSIATLNSIAGIGSKSVSLHVASETVNGGAESYLQLVIPYSRQVTDAVELKPQRTSRKSRSHCPGDVSGPPSPKKICVRSVERGESPVVIVDGTEPVDARSPEPHGQPPAPLPAGVVAAQVLYWTFVYLLLLLSQDSRNSSMASRPLVSQTSASPLGSGGIGGIPTPAQLTKTNAPVHIDVGGHMYTSSLATLTKYPESRIGRLFNGTEPIVLDSLKQHYFIDRDGHMFRYILNFLRTAKLLVPDDFKEYSLLYEEARFFQLSPLQAELERWRSEREARKVWRVCECVVVRVAPELGERITLSGERALIEEVFPEVGDVMCNSLNAGWNHDSTHVIRFPLNGYCHLNSVQVLERLQQRGFEIAGACGGGVDSSQFSEYVLRREGSSNGQRDHTLIRIKQEALD, from the exons ATGGCGAGAATGCCTGGCAGCGCAGACTGCTCTAGCGACACGGCGGGGACAGAGCGGGAGGAGCACATGAGCTGCCCAGAGACTGAGAGGAGCGGAGACGAGGCGGAAGAGGATGAGATCCAGGAGGTGCAGATCACCGGCGAGGAGGAGGGGGAGTACGTGGAGGATGTCGAGCTGGAGTGGGAGGCAGAATGTGTGGACCCCGTCAGCTGCTCGGTTATGGAGACAGAAGCGGTCCGTATGCGCAGTACGGACCAGTGCAGCGGGTTGGGACCGGGAGCGGGGGCGGACCCCGGACTGTTCCACATCACCGGACTGGACTCTGATCCGGAGGGAGACCTGCAGCGGTCTGACCGCTCCAGACTGAGCGAGAACACTCGCCTGGCTACTAGGTACGCAGTCAGGATCTTCCGGGAGTACCTGAGTGAGAAAGCCCAAAGTCCTGACTTTGAAACTCTGGACAAGGAAGCGCTGTGCGCGGTCCTGCGCTCCTTCTACGCGGAGGCGCGATCGAAGAGCGGCCAGCTCTACAGCAAGTCCTCTCTCATCAGCATCCGGAGTTCTCTTAACCGCTACCTGAATGAGCCGCCTTACTGTCGCACCCTGGACCTCACCAAGGACCCAGAACTGCGCAGCGCCAACTTGACCCTGGCCGCAGTCATCAGAAAGCTGGAGGAGCAAGGTGCTGGTCCCGTTGTGCAAAAACAGGCTATTACGCGGGCGGACCTGAGAAAACTCTACACCTCTAGTGTGTTTAACACCGATACGCCGTTCGGGCTTCTCAACAAAGTGTGGTTCGAGACATGCATGTATTTCTGtacgagggggagagagaatcaGCGCGAGCTGGAGGAGGATTCATTCGGGCTAGCCATAGACGAGGATGGGAGAAAGTTTATCTATTTCAAAGCGCTGGGGCCGTATCACAAGTCTCGCTCCGCGTCCTGGACTAAAAAAAGACCAGACACGGATGATGATACTCTGCCGCGCATGTATGAGACGGCCACGGAGTTTTGTCCATATGCCAGTTTTGTTAAGTATGTCTCGAAACGGAACCCGGTGTGCAAAGCGTTCTTCCAGCGCCCGCGAGACCACTGCTGCTTAAGCGACATGACATGGTACGAGAACAAAGCAATCGGTAAAAACCTGCTAGGCACGAGGATGCAGATGCTGTCGCGTGCTGCCAAGCTTTCAAAGACCTACACCAACCACTGCATCGGCGCCGTCTCCATAGCAACGCTCAACAGCATCGCCGGTATCGGGTCAAAGTCAGTGTCCCTTCACGTTGCCTCGGAAACGGTCAATGGTGGCGCAGAGTCTTATCTCCAGCTCGTGATCCCATATAGCCGACAGGTCACGGACGCAGTGGAACTGAAGCCGCAGAGAACGTCAAGGAAATCTCGTTCTCACTGCCCCGGCGACGTCTCTGGCCCTCCATCACCTAAGAAGATCTGTGTGCGTTCCGTGGAACGCGGAGAGTCCCCGGTGGTCATAGTGGACGGTACCGAGCCCGTGGACGCCCGATCCCCGGAGCCCCACGGTCAGCCGCCCGCTCCTTTACCAGCTGGCGTGGTAGCAGCGCAG GTGCTTTA TTGGACATTTGtgtatcttcttcttcttctctcccaggATAGCCGTAATAGCAGCATGGCCAGCCGGCCACTGGTCTCCCAGACCTCTGCCTCTCCGCTGGGCTCAGGGGGTATAGGGGGCATCCCCACCCCCGCACAGCTCACCAAAACCAACGCCCCTGTACACATAGACGTAGGAGGTCACATGTACACCAGCAGTCTGGCTACACTGACCAAGTACCCAGAGTCACG GATTGGTCGTCTGTTCAACGGGACAGAGCCCATAGTGTTGGACAGTCTGAAGCAGCACTACTTCATAGACCGAGACGGTCACATGTTCCGCTACATCCTCAACTTCCTGCGGACGGCCAAACTGCTCGTTCCTGACGACTTCAAA gagtACTCTCTACTCTATGAGGAGGCCAGGTTCTTCCAGCTTTCTCCACTACAAGCAGAATTAGAACGCTGGAGGAGTGAGCGTGAGGCCAGGAAGGTGTGgcgtgtgtgcgagtgtgtggtGGTGCGTGTAGCTCCAGAGCTGGGGGAGAGGATCACTCTGAGTGGAGAAAGGGCTCTGATCGAGGAGGTGTTTCCAGAGGTCGGGGACGTCATGTGTAACTCCCTGAACGCAGGCTGGAATCATGACTCTACTCACGTCATACGCTTCCCACTCAACGGATACTGTCACCTCAACTCTGTACAG GTGTTGGAGAGGTTGCAACAGAGAGGATTCGAGATAGCAGGGGCGTGTGGCGGGGGAGTAGACTCCTCCCAGTTCAGCGAGTACGTCCTACGCAGGGAGGGAAGTAGCAACGGACAGCGTGACCACACCCTCATCCGCATCAAACAGGAAGCACTGGACTAA